AAACGTTGTTCCGAACATTGCAGAGTCAAAATCATTGAACAAATTATGGTTTCAGGCTTTTCCCTGGAGGCGAAGAAAATGGATCAGAGAATTCAGAAAAGCCACCGCCTCCAGTTCATCCATTCCATCCTAAGATGACAATCCGGCGCGGAGTTCTCGAATCAGAATGTGCTCAGACAATG
This genomic interval from Camelina sativa cultivar DH55 unplaced genomic scaffold, Cs unpScaffold04859, whole genome shotgun sequence contains the following:
- the LOC104774714 gene encoding tRNA(adenine(34)) deaminase, chloroplastic-like — translated: MCAGAILQARVNTLVWGAPNKLLGADGSWIRLFPGGEENGSENSEKPPPPVHPFHPKMTIRRGVLESECAQTMQQFF